The genomic interval CATCGACGGCAAGCCAGAAGCATACGACGTCGTCATCGCCCCAGGTGACCCATCCGTCTTCGGCAACGACCCAGACCTCCTCATGCGCTGGTGGTACGCCGGCGACGTCTGGACCGACTCCCGCATGCACTGGAAGGGCAGCGAATCCTACGACCAGGTACAAAACCTCCTGGAAGAAGGCATCCGCGCTACCGACAAGGCAGAACAGCAAGACATCTGGAACCGCACCTTCGATGTCATCTCCGACAATGTTCCCCTCTACCCGCTGTTCCACCGCAAGGTCCCAACCGCATGGAACTCCAACGCCCTCGTCGACTTCAAGCCAATCTCACTCACCGGCTTGAACTTCTCAGGTGTTGCAACTACTGAATAACAACCCCAGTGGCTTTCAAAGCCCGGCGTAGCCAGAATTCTGCGCCGCGCCGGGCTTTTTCTCTTCAGTTTTCTCCAGCTCTCTCCAATTCTTTCCAGTTTTTGGCGTTTTTCTAGCCTGTTAGTTTTCAGCATTTTTCAGCACACTTTTTAAGATCTCATCGAAAGCGCGATACCCACTATGTCCAATCTTTTGAGACTTGTCGGCCGACGGCTCATCGCTTTACCGATCATGATTATTGGCGTCACCCTGCTGGTTTTCATCGTCATGTCATTCTCTCCTGCCGACCCGGCACGACTTGCCCTAGGCGAATCAGCCTCCCCCGAAGCACTTGAAGCCTACCGTGAAGCCAACGGCCTCAACGATCCAATGATGGTTCGCTATTTCGACTTCATCCTCGGCATGCTCAAAGGCGACTTGGGAACCTCTAGCGGTGGCGTAGCTGTTACCGACATTGTTGCCCGCGCTTTCCCCATCACCCTGCAGCTAACATTCTGGGGACTCATCATCGCTGTTGTAGTGGCGTTGATCCTCGGTGTCATCGCCGCTCTATACCGAGACCGCTGGCCTGACCAGTTGATTCGCGTGGTCTCCATTGCGGCTCTTGCTACTCCTTCATTCTGGTTGGCTATCTTGCTGATCCAGTGGTTGGGTACTATCCCTGGAGCCTGGGGTTTCTTCCCAGCACTTGTCACCCGGTGGGTCCCATTCAGCGAAGATCCCGCCACCTACTTCAACAACATCGCACTTCCAGCGATTGCGTTGGCAGTCCCCGTTGCAGGTTCTTTGGCCCGCGTTGTTCGTACCTCCATGGTGGAAGAACTGGACAAGGACTACGTCCGCACAGCAATCGGTGCAGGTATCCCCAAAACTGAAGTTGTTGCCCGCAATGTTCTGCGCAATGCGCTGATCACCCCAATCACCGTGATTGGTCTTCGCGTTGGTTACCTCATGGGTGGTGCGGTGATCATTGAGATCATCTTCAACATCCAAGCAATGGGACAGCTCATCCTAGACGGTGTGACCCGAAATGACGTCTACCTCGTCCAAGGTGTCACCCTCACCGTTGCCATCGCCTTCATCATCGTCAATATCGCCGTGGACCTGCTCTACGTCCTGGTCAATCCACGTATTAGGAGCATCTAGATGCGCCGTAAACTAACCACCACATTAGAAAACAAGCCCGGTGCACGACTTGGTGGCTTCCGCGCACTTGCACCAACTTCAAAAATCGCGCTGGTTTTCCTTCTCCTGATCTTCCTCCTCGCGATCTTTGCCCCACTGATTGCTAAATACGATCCACTGGCCTCCGGAACTCCAGTCCAGCCTCCAAGCGGTGAGCACTGGTTTGGTACCGACGCCATCGGCCGCGATATTTTCTCCCGCGTAGCCCACGGCGCCAGAGCCTCCCTGATCATTGGTCTTTTCGCTACGGGTGCAGCACTTCTAGTTGCGGCAGTGTTGGGATCTATCGCAGCGACTGCAAACAAAGCAATCTCCGAAGTTCTCATGCGCGTCCTCGACGTA from Corynebacterium glutamicum ATCC 13032 carries:
- a CDS encoding ABC transporter permease; the protein is MSNLLRLVGRRLIALPIMIIGVTLLVFIVMSFSPADPARLALGESASPEALEAYREANGLNDPMMVRYFDFILGMLKGDLGTSSGGVAVTDIVARAFPITLQLTFWGLIIAVVVALILGVIAALYRDRWPDQLIRVVSIAALATPSFWLAILLIQWLGTIPGAWGFFPALVTRWVPFSEDPATYFNNIALPAIALAVPVAGSLARVVRTSMVEELDKDYVRTAIGAGIPKTEVVARNVLRNALITPITVIGLRVGYLMGGAVIIEIIFNIQAMGQLILDGVTRNDVYLVQGVTLTVAIAFIIVNIAVDLLYVLVNPRIRSI